The following is a genomic window from Pseudomonas purpurea.
ACGGCTGGTGAGAACAGAGACATTATTTTTCCCGGTACGTCAGAGCGAGCCGCGCGAAATGAGAACCAGGTGGCACTTTTGAATGTCATTGACCGTCACGGACCTGAATCAGGTCATCTACTCTGAACGAGCAAGCAAAACCACACCCCTGAGGATCAAGGGTATGTTCGCCATTCATGAGCTATGTCGCACCATTGAATCAGGCTTCGCTCCGCTTTCTTGCACGTGCACCGTGAATGCTGACGGATTGTTGATGATTAACGTTTTCGACCCGATAACCGGGCGCGTTGATCTGTTGTTGACGGGCGTCTCGACAGCGAAGCTGACCAACAGCCGGGCAATCGCCAATTTGATCGGTGAGCTTCGTACTGAAATCAGGGCCGGACGCAGAGCCTTCGCGGGCGGCCTCAGTGATTGTGCCGGGTAGTCGCTGTCAGGGCTTCTTGAGCAGATGTTGAGCCAGGGCATCGAACGCCGCGAGTGTGACTGGATCATTGGCCGCATTGGCGGCCACGGGGTGGGAGGCATAGCGCACAATCACCATTTCGGCCTTTGGATCGATGTAGATACTCTGGCCGTGAACGCCCCGCGCCATGTAAGCGCTATCAGGATTGTGGCTCACCCACCACATATTGCGATAACTCCAGCCTTGCAGCAGGCCGTAACCCGCTTTAGCGAATGCGCCTTTGTCACCGCCCTTGCGGATATCCTCGATAACGGCTTTGGGCAGGATCTGCTGGCCATTGAAGCGACCCTCGTTGCGCATCATTTCGGCGAAGCGCGCCAGGTCCCGCAGACCCGTGTTCAAGCCACCGCCGGCAAATGGCGTTCCGATGGAGTCAACGGTGAAGTAGGCATCCTGTTCGGCACCCAGGCGACTCCAGAGGGTTTCAGAAAACCATTGTGCGACGTTGCGTCCAGTGACCCTGGCAATCACCCAGCCCAGCACATCGGTATTGATGGTCTTGTAGGCGAACGCGCTGCCGTGTTGGCCTTGCAGTTGTACGGTCTGGAGAAATTCGTAATAGCTGCGCGGCCCCTCATAGTCCTTGGGCTTGGGCAAGGGGCTGCCGGCAGAGGCATGAGCCCAGACTTCGGCGTTCGGGTCGGCATAATCCTCGCTGTACTTGAGCCCGGTGGTCATGTCGAGTACCTGGCGCAGCGTCGCATTGCCAAATGCCGAGTGGCTCAGTTCCGGCACGTAGAAAGAGACTCGTTGGCTGGCATCGATCCGACCTTCAGCCACGAGCGCAGCGCCCAGCGTTCCGATCACTGACTTGGTGACAGACATTGCCGCGTGCTGGCCCTCTGGCTTGAGTACACCGAAATAACGTTCATAAACCACCTGGCCGCGATGCATCACCACGATTCCGTCGGTGTAGGTCGCGGCCAGCGATTGCTCCCAGGTCATGAAGTCCTTTGCGCCTAGCGGTATGAAACGCAGCCCATCGATGTCGCTGCGCAATGCGTTCGGCAGCGCAACGGGGGCGCCCAGCCCACGGGAGACATTGACGGTGGGCATCAACTGACGAAAGTTCGAAACGCTCCAGCGCAATGCGGGAAACCGGAAATAGCTGCCGTCCTCAAAGCGAATGATGCGGTCGACCGGGGGAGGCGAGCCGATCATCCAGCCAAGCTTCGCCGGATCGCTGGCCGCGGCATCCGGG
Proteins encoded in this region:
- a CDS encoding DUF1652 domain-containing protein, with translation MFAIHELCRTIESGFAPLSCTCTVNADGLLMINVFDPITGRVDLLLTGVSTAKLTNSRAIANLIGELRTEIRAGRRAFAGGLSDCAG
- a CDS encoding serine hydrolase, with the translated sequence MGLAALLISACAGASDFPDAAASDPAKLGWMIGSPPPVDRIIRFEDGSYFRFPALRWSVSNFRQLMPTVNVSRGLGAPVALPNALRSDIDGLRFIPLGAKDFMTWEQSLAATYTDGIVVMHRGQVVYERYFGVLKPEGQHAAMSVTKSVIGTLGAALVAEGRIDASQRVSFYVPELSHSAFGNATLRQVLDMTTGLKYSEDYADPNAEVWAHASAGSPLPKPKDYEGPRSYYEFLQTVQLQGQHGSAFAYKTINTDVLGWVIARVTGRNVAQWFSETLWSRLGAEQDAYFTVDSIGTPFAGGGLNTGLRDLARFAEMMRNEGRFNGQQILPKAVIEDIRKGGDKGAFAKAGYGLLQGWSYRNMWWVSHNPDSAYMARGVHGQSIYIDPKAEMVIVRYASHPVAANAANDPVTLAAFDALAQHLLKKP